Genomic window (Candidatus Zixiibacteriota bacterium):
ATGGTGCTCAAAACTGACCCGTACGTTAAAAAGGCTATTGAAATTTTGACCGAAGATGAAACCTATTCTGACCTGCTGACTGTAAAGTCAGATTCATGATTTTGTAAATACTTTCTCCACAGGGGAGGCTCTGCCTCCCCTTTTTTTTGTTTAATTTCCAGTTGACACTTGCCGATTAAAAACCAAAAAAACATTTTACCCTTATGGACAGATCGTACGCACAGTTTGCCGAGTACTATGACCTGCTGGGCTGGTCCGATTTTTCGAGAGCGGTTTTCCCCCAGTTGACAGCATTCTTCAAGAAGCAGGAAAAGAAACCCGCCGGTTTTCTCGATCTGGCCTGTGGCACCGGCACCCTGGCATTCAAGCTGGCGGAGTTCGGAATCGAAGTTACCGGGCTGGATATCTCGCCCGAGATGATCGAGGTCGCCCGTGCTAAAAGTACGGCTGACAGTACCAATCCCCGATTTGTCATAGGCGATATGGCCGATTTCGAACTGGATACTAAATTCGACATGATCGGCTGTTTCTTCGATTCGCTCAATCATCTCCAATCACCGGAAATGATCCAGGACACGTTCCGTAAGGCCCATGATCATCTCCATCCCGGAAGCTGGTTCGTATTCGATATCCTGACAGTATCCGGGCTAGAAAACTGGCGTCCCTACAGCCGTATAAAAACCAATTTGTTCTTCGTCAACCAAAAAGCCCGCTTCGACCCGGAGAACCTGCGCACTCAAATCAAAATCGAGGCATTCATTCGAGATGAAGACGGAGAAAGCCGTCACGTGGTCGAAAACTTCACCGAGATCTGCATCACCGACAACCAGCTCAAGCAGTTTTTACAGAGAGCCGGTTTTGTAAAGTACATCATCAAATCCTTCAATCCGGATGAAGCTGTCGAGGAAGCCGAACGATTCCTGGTGTTTGCACGCACCTGATCATGGGTCCGGGATATTTTGCTTTACAGCCGGGCTGATTTGTATCATATTCAGTGACTATGAGATTTAAGCGGATCATACTTTTGATACTCGATGCCTGCGGGGTAGGTGCCCTGCCCGACGCTTTCCGTTACGGTGACGCGGGAGCGAATACAATCGCCAATACCTCCGAGAAAGCGGGTGGGCTGAACCTTCCGAACCTGGCAGAACTGGGCCTCGGCAATATCGTCCGTATCAGGGGAGTGCATCCGGCCGATAACCCAAAGGCCTATTATGGCCGGATGGTCGAAAAGTCAGCCGGCAAGGATTCCACCGTGGGACACTGGGAAATCGCCGGTATCATTATGGACAAACCGTTTCCGGTCTTTCCCACCGGTTTTCCAGCCGACCTGATAGCGCGCTTTGAACTCTCAAGCGGTTTCGAGGTGATCGGCAACCGTCCCGCTTCCGGAACGCAGATAATTGCCGAACTGGGCGATCAGCACCGCGAAACCGGCAAGCTGATCGTCTACACTTCCGCCGACAGCGTTTTTCAGATCGCCGCCCATATCGATGTCGTACCGCTCGAAAAGCTCTATCATGTCTGCCGGATCGCGCGCGATATGCTGTCCGGTGAATGGGGTGTCTCACGGGTGATCGCGCGTCCTTTTGAAGGTGAATCTGGCAACTATGTGCGCACCGCTGACCGCAGGGATTTTTCGCTACCGCCTCCCTCTGATACAGTACTGGACAAGCTGACTGCCACGGATCACAATGTAATCGGGATCGGTAAAATCGAGGATCTCTTCTGCTCACGCGGTCTGACCGAGAGCTATCATACAAAAGACAATCTGCACGGCGTGGAACTGACGCTCGATCAGTTAAAGCAAACCGACACCGGATTGATTTTCATCAACCTGGTCGATTTCGATATGCTCTGGGGTCATCGCAATGATTACAAAGGATTCGCCCGCGGACTCGAGGAGTTTGACAAGAGACTGCCGGAAATTTTGGACGCGTTGAGTGATGACGACCTGCTGATTATGACTTCCGACCATGGTTGCGATCCGACCATGGAATCAACCGACCATTCCCGTGAATACGTACCGCTTCTGGTGTTTTCGCCGGTCTTGAAAAAAGCGAAGTCGCTTGGGATCCGGGAAACTTTTGCCGATGTCGCGGAAACGATCTGCCAGAATTTTAATCTGCAACCATTTAACTCCGGAGCAGGATTTTTAGATGTCCTCGATTGAAGAAAAAGCCCGTCACGAAGCGCAAACTGCCATGAGGAAAGCCTACGCGCCATACTCTGAATTTCGCGTGGGAGCCTCCCTGGTAACAGAAAGCGATGACATCTTTTCGGGATGCAATATCGAGAACTGCTCGTACGGCCTGACTGTCTGTGCCGAGAGGGTAGCGCTTTTTAAAGCGGTCTCGGAAGGCTGTCGCAAGTTCAAACTGCTGGTGCTGACCTCCGACAGCGATAAAGCTATCGTGCCCTGCGGAGCCTGCCTGCAGGTACTGGCCGAGTTTTGCGATGACCTGAAAATTATCGTCTACAATGGTGACATGATCGGGCGAACATCCCTGGCAGAACTTTTGCCGCACAGGTTCAGGTTGTAGTCATGAAACAGCTTCAAGCACTAATAGATCATACATTGCTAAAGGCCGATGCCACTAACCGGCAGATCATGCAACTCTGCAATCAGGCCAAAAAGTACCGCTTCAAAACCGTCTGTATCAATCCGACCCATATCGAACTGGCGGTCCAGAACCTGAAAGGCTCAAAAGTCGGCATCTGCACTGTGGTAGGTTTTCCGCTGGGCGCATCGACTTCGGACACCAAGCTCTACGAGGCTGAAATCGCAGAGAACCTGGGCGCGACTGAAATCGATATGGTTGTCAATGTGGGCGCTGTCAAGGACGGCAACCTGAACCTGGTTAAAAATGATATCCTGAACGTCCGGCGCGGGTTGTCCGGGGCCAGCCTGCTCAAAGTGATCCTCGAGTGCTCGCTTCTGACTGACGAAGAGATAAAGACAACCGCCAGGATCGCTGTCGATTCCGGGGCTGATTTCGTCAAGACTTCAACCGGTTTCAATGGCAGTGCGACAACCGAACAGGTTACCCTCTTGTTCGACACAGTCGGGCGCAAAGCCGGCATCAAAGCGGCCGGAGGGATCCGTGATTTGAAGACAGCCCTGGCCATGGTCGAGGCCGGAGCTTCACGCATCGGCACCTCTTCTGGTGTCCCGATAATCGAAGACTACCTGAACGGATCGGGATTGTGACCGCGCTCGAACTGATCATAAAAAAACGCCGTGGCGAAGCCCTGACGAAGCCAGAAATCGAGTTTCTAATCGATAGTTATACTGCCGGCAGGATTCCTGATTACCAGCTCTCGTCATTTCTGATGGCCTCCTTTCTGAACGGTCTCGACGAATCCGAAACTTTCTACCTGACCGAGACCATGCTCAACTCGGGCAAGAGCGTCACTTTCGACGACGCTCTCCGCCCCATCTCGGACAAGCATTCCACCGGCGGGGTGGGCGACAAGATCAGCCTGACATTGTCGCCTCTGATGTCCGCTCTCGGTTATAATATCGCCATGCTTTCCGGACGGGGCCTGGGGCATACCGGAGGAACCC
Coding sequences:
- a CDS encoding methyltransferase domain-containing protein gives rise to the protein MDRSYAQFAEYYDLLGWSDFSRAVFPQLTAFFKKQEKKPAGFLDLACGTGTLAFKLAEFGIEVTGLDISPEMIEVARAKSTADSTNPRFVIGDMADFELDTKFDMIGCFFDSLNHLQSPEMIQDTFRKAHDHLHPGSWFVFDILTVSGLENWRPYSRIKTNLFFVNQKARFDPENLRTQIKIEAFIRDEDGESRHVVENFTEICITDNQLKQFLQRAGFVKYIIKSFNPDEAVEEAERFLVFART
- a CDS encoding phosphopentomutase, translated to MRFKRIILLILDACGVGALPDAFRYGDAGANTIANTSEKAGGLNLPNLAELGLGNIVRIRGVHPADNPKAYYGRMVEKSAGKDSTVGHWEIAGIIMDKPFPVFPTGFPADLIARFELSSGFEVIGNRPASGTQIIAELGDQHRETGKLIVYTSADSVFQIAAHIDVVPLEKLYHVCRIARDMLSGEWGVSRVIARPFEGESGNYVRTADRRDFSLPPPSDTVLDKLTATDHNVIGIGKIEDLFCSRGLTESYHTKDNLHGVELTLDQLKQTDTGLIFINLVDFDMLWGHRNDYKGFARGLEEFDKRLPEILDALSDDDLLIMTSDHGCDPTMESTDHSREYVPLLVFSPVLKKAKSLGIRETFADVAETICQNFNLQPFNSGAGFLDVLD
- the cdd gene encoding cytidine deaminase; amino-acid sequence: MSSIEEKARHEAQTAMRKAYAPYSEFRVGASLVTESDDIFSGCNIENCSYGLTVCAERVALFKAVSEGCRKFKLLVLTSDSDKAIVPCGACLQVLAEFCDDLKIIVYNGDMIGRTSLAELLPHRFRL
- the deoC gene encoding deoxyribose-phosphate aldolase, encoding MKQLQALIDHTLLKADATNRQIMQLCNQAKKYRFKTVCINPTHIELAVQNLKGSKVGICTVVGFPLGASTSDTKLYEAEIAENLGATEIDMVVNVGAVKDGNLNLVKNDILNVRRGLSGASLLKVILECSLLTDEEIKTTARIAVDSGADFVKTSTGFNGSATTEQVTLLFDTVGRKAGIKAAGGIRDLKTALAMVEAGASRIGTSSGVPIIEDYLNGSGL